The DNA segment AACCTGCAAAATACTGGTTGCCGGGGATAATTTCGGAAGCGGTTCCAGCAGGGAACATGCACCATGGGCATTACAGGATTACGGTTTCCGTGTAATCATAGCCTCCAGCTTCGCCGATATATTTAAGCACAATGCCCTCAATGTAGGATTGCTTCCAGTGGAAGTGGACGGAGATTTTATGGATAAACTACTTAAGCAGAATGAAAAGAATCCAAACTCCGAGATCCATGTTGATCTGGTTAATCAAAAGGTAGAAATGGTTGGCACTGGCGATTCTACCAATTTTGAGATCAATAAATACAAGAAAAAATGCCTGCTTCACGGCATCGACGATATTGATTATCTGATGAACCTGACAGAGGAAATCACGGAATTCGAGAATAAAAGAAAAAAAACCAAAACATAAATCCATGAAAGAAGAAACAATCTACAACGAAGAAGTATACCATACGGGAAACGGACAGAAAACTCCCAGCAATCCTGATTACATGGATCCGGAAACCGGGGAGGCAGTTCCATATGAATCCAGTAAAATCCCTCAGAAAAAGGTTGTATCAAACTATTTGAAGAAGTGCAACATCAATTACAACGATGAAGAAGAGAAAAACAATAATGTTAATTACGACGGCCTCAACGCATAAGCATACGAACATTTTATGGAATCAAAAATAGCCATACTGGAAGGCGACGGAATCGGGCCGGAAGTAACTGCGGAATCGGTAAAAGTGTTAAAGGCCATAGAGAAACGGTTTGGCCATACATTTGAATTGGTGTACGCAGACATCGGAGCAGTCGCCATAGACAACCAGGAGCACCCATTCCCTGAGGATACGCTAAGTAAATGTCTTTCATCCGATGCCATTCTTTTTGGAACCATCGGAGACCCCAAATATGATAACAACCCAAACGCCAGGATGCGACCCGAACAAGGGCTTCTGGCTATGAGAAAAGCACTGGGCCTCTATACCAACGTTAGGCCCATAAGAAGTTATCCAATGCTGGAAGAATTTTCACCATTAAAGAAATCTGTAATAAAGGGCGTGGATTTTATCATTTACAGAGAACTAACCGGAGGTATATACTTTGGAAATCGCGGACGGGATGAATCAACCAATTCGGCATACGATACCTGCACTTATTCCTATGATGAAATCAAACGAATAGCGCAGCAGGCTTTCCGGGCAGCCATGAACAGAAAGAATCATCTGACTTTGGTGGATAAAGCCAACGTACTTGAATCTTCCAGATTATGGAGAGAAGTCGTTAAGGAAACAGCTTTATCATATCCCGAAGTGAAACTGGATTTTATGTTTGTAGATAATGCTGCCATGCAGATCATACAAAATCCCTCACAGTTTGATGTAATATTGACGGGGAATATGTTCGGGGATATCCTCACGGACGAAGCCTCGGTAATTACCGGGTCCCTGGGTATGTTGCCCTCGGCATCCATTGGAAATCAACACAGCCTTTACGAACCCATTCACGGGTCGTATCCGCAGGCTGCAGGCAAATACATAGCCAATCCCATGGCCTCAATGCTGAGCCTGGCCATGATGCTGGAATATGCTTTTGAACTGAATGAAGAAGGCCATTGCATAAGAAATGCCATAAATACCGCTATGGAAAAAGGTTTTGTCACCAAAGACCTCAATCGTGAAATATATTATTCAACCCATGAGGTAGGTGATGCAGTGGTAGAAAATATACTCCAGCCGGAAACGGAAAAATTGACCTGATCTTCTCCTTTTTTTTCAAAAACAAGCCTCCGGTCTGCTTTTACATCATCTACAGACCGGAGCTTTTTTGTTCGTGCCATTTTCTTTAGGAACCAAATTTTTTATCTTTGCAATATCATGCTGTCGGAGACAGGAATAATTTTTGAATTATTCGGGCTAAAGCGTTTATTCATCTGCCCATTTTTTGAAAAAACTTAAACTGAGTTGCGATGCTTCAGGATCTGATAAAAATCAAACCGGAAACTAAAAGCAATTACTATACCAGTAAATTTGAATTTGCCATACCGGTTAAAAAACCAAAGGAAAAAGCAAAGTATTACTTTCAGTGGGGAATGATATTTCATGCCAAAAGAAAGCCCGCAGAAGCATATAAATATTACGAAAAAGCCATTTTTCATCATAAAAAACCCGTCTACCTCAAACAGATGGCCATATTGCACCACGAAATGGGATATCTGAAAGAAGCGTTAGACTATATCAGAATAGCAGTGGATATTGAAAAAAAGGAACAGAAAGAAAAAGAAAGAAGAGCAAAAGCGCTTCAGGAAAAAGATTTTTCCGCAAGGATTCCTTTCAGGTATAATACCAGTTATTGTTTTCCCTCTGTGCCTCTTTCTGCGGAAAGAAAAAATACGACCGCTGAAGCACAAATTCGATATTTCCGGGATAATTAATTTAAGCTGAATTTTATCTATCCTTTACCCCTGACCTGGTAAATTCTTATCACTTCCTCAAAAATTAGGTATCCAGCACCAAAATACCTCTCATTAATCTGATGTTACCTATTATTTTATGAGCTGAATTTATTGAGCATGAATCTTTTAATAAATGTGAAAAATTTATTAAAGGAATTGTAATAAATTTTTCATTCCCGGGTCATATATATGAATAAATAAATCTATATATTTATATGTTAACATTAAAATTTAAAATTATGAAAACAAAAATGTATTCAGTTCTGATTGCAGCCCTCATTATTGGTGGGCTATCCGTGTTTACCTCATGTCAGGAGGATGGGACAGATGAAGTATCACCTCAGCAAACAGGTTGGCTTGCTGTGAGTGAAGAAGGCTATACGAACATCAATACTTCCTGCATGCAAGATTCCTTTGTCAGTGATCCGGAGGGTCTTTCCGAAGAAGAAACAGAAGGCATCAAACTGATGCGGGAAGAAGAGAAGCTCGCAGGAGATTTATATGCCAAACTCTATGAATTACACAGTTTAAGGATCTTTGACAATATTTCTTCAAGTGAGCAAACCCATTTTGAAGCAGTGGGTACTTTAATTGATTATTTCGGAATTGATGATCCGGCAAGCAGTGAATCAGGTGAATATAACAACCCCGAACTGCAGGCTTTGTATGATTCCCTTTATACAGCAGGAAGCGAGTCACTTGTTTCCGGACTTCAGGTTGGTGCAGCCGTCGAAGAGATTGACATTCTGGATCTCGAAGAATTGATCAATCAAACCAATAACGAAGACATTATTTTGGTGTTCGAAAACCTTTTGCGTGGTTCCCGCAACCATTTAAGAGCATTCAACCGTCAACTGGAGAGAAACGGTGTGGATTATTCACCCCGGTATCTTGAAAAAGATGCCTTCGAAGCCATTATAAACAGTGAGATGGAAAGAGGTGGCTCCGGTGATTGTGTCGGCAATGGTACCGGCAATAGAAACAGGAATGGAAATGGAAACGCCAAAGGAGACGGAAACCGGAACCAAAACAAGAATGGTCAAGGTTCCGGCAGAAATGGAAATGGCCAGGGATAATAATCCCGGTATCATATGCACGTAACTATTAATCTTACAGGGTGTAGGAAGTAAAGAAAACTTTCTTCTTACACCCTTTTTTTTAAAGACCTGCTTATTGCATATTCTCCCATTTTTCAGTAATTTTATTCCAACAAAGAACCCGATAATTTAAAGCTTATGAAACGATTAAAATATGTTGTTCTGCTTCTGGCATTGGGCCTGTTTGCAGGAATAACTGCTGCAGAGGCTCAGATTTCACGAGGCAAGGTCCTTGAAGGACTGACCATCGACAGCAAGTTGATGGAAAAAGAAATGCGTTATACCGTGTATCTGCCTTTTGACTATGAGACCTCCAACCGCCATTATCCGGTGGTTTATCTCTTGCATGGATATACCGATAACGACATGGGCTGGATTCAGTTTGGCGAGGCCAATATGAAAGCGGATAAAGCCATTGCCGAAGGGAAAATCCCTCCCATGATCATTGTGATGCCTGACGGAGGTGTATCATGGTACATCAACAACCATGACAAGTCCGTTCCTTATGAAGATTATTTCTTTGAGGAATTTATGCCCTATATCGAATCCAAATACCGCATCAGGCAAAAAAAACGCTACCGGGGTATAGCAGGTTTGTCCATGGGTGGATTCGGTGCGTTGGTCTATTCCCTGAAGCATCCCGATCAATTCGCAGCCTGTGCAGCCTTCAGTGCAGGGCTCACCGTACCGGAGGAAGTGGAAAACCAGGACCAGCAAAGATGGGATAATGTGTTTGGCCCCGTTTATAGTAAAGGTTTAGAAGGAAAAGAGCGCCTCACCGACCATTTTCTGAACAACAATCCCTTTCACATTGTTAAAAATGCCGATAAGGAAGCGCTGAGCTCCGTGCGTTACTATATCGATTGCGGCGATGACGATTTCCTTTCCTCTGCCAATAACGTATTTCATAATCTGCTCATTGAGGAGGATATCCCTCATGAATACAGGGTCCGTGACGGGGAGCATTCCTGGCCATACTGGCGCAGCGGCCTTATTAACGGCTTAAAGTTCATTGGTGAAAGTTTTCATCAGTTCTGAAATAATGACTGGATGATTGAATGATTGGATGATTGGATGATTGAATGATTGAATGATTGAATGGTACAGAGCTCACAACTCAAAACTCACTACTTTTCACCTCTTCCCGTTTTCCAACCAATACCACCTCCAACCTGTCCCAGCGGGCAGGCGCCCAATCCACCAATCATTCAATCATCCAATCATCATTTTTCCTTCCTCCTCATCTTAATCCGCCTGAAATTGCCTTTCTCATCAATATACCGTATATCAAAAACTTCGGTTTCCCGAAGCATATCATTCAGCCAGGCCTTGCAAAAGGAATGTTCGAGAGAATCCTGAAAGTTATATTCGTTGATTCGTATGATCTCATTGCCAGGTTCAAGTCCCAGGCTGTCAACCAAAGAGTTTTGCCATACCAGCCCTACCTGAAAGGTATCCCTTCGTATAACCGGACGAAATCCCAGATCAGCTTTTTGCTCTTTTTCGAAAGGAATGGATTTATCCGGGGCTGAAAAATAAAAGTTTTTGTTTTTATAATCGAGTGTTACAATGCCGTATCTCAATAGTTTTGCACCTACCCTGTTGCCCGTATTGGTAACCTCCACAATCGGATCAGAAATGATGGTTTGGTCAAAACTCAGAGAATCCAGTTCCACCCGGTACACCCTTCCCTTTCTGCCGGTACCGAACATCCCCATAATACCGCTCCCATAACCTTTTTTTTCTATATTAAAATCGCTATTGTGTTGTTGCAGCGTTTCGAAATAATCCCGGTTAATATTCACAAAATCATCACTGCCCGAATCAAATAACACATACCTCTCTTTTTCGCCGGCAAGGCTGAGTCCAAGATAAGGAGAGCTTTGCCTGTCAAGTTTCATAGGGTTTCTGGTTCCAGTCTCCTGAAGCATAGTGATTTCACTGGCTACAACCAATTCTTTTGTCTCTCTGTTAATCTGCACCACCGAATTCCTCAGCAGATTGCTGCCGATAAAGCCATCCACCTTAAAGCAGGCCCAGGGTAATTCTTTCAAATCGTTTACCATGGCAGGAATGCCGTTAAATTCCAGCTCACCCAGAAAAATGTGATCGGCCTTTACAAAAGTAACACTGTCCTCATTTTGATTGACATCAGAAATCCTTGCTTTCCGGAGGGTATCATAATTCAACTCTTTTTGCAAGGCTTCGCTAATGATCGTAGGGGCACCGGTATCAAATATGAAACGCCGGGTTTTCCCATTGATGGTAATTGGAAGGATGATCTTATCTTTAATATAGTCAAAGGGAATTGTTTCATAATAGGATTCCTGACTGACTCCTCCCTGGTTTAGACCTATACGACCCTGGAAGATTCCACAGGCGTATATGGTAAATAAAATGACAAGGAGAATCAGGCTCTTCTTCATAGATCTGAGTTGAGGTTTACCTTCCCTTTACTGAAAAACAGGGTGTTATGTTCGGATAGAACTTTCCATTTCAGTCATTATTTAAATCTTGTTCAATGTCCCGAAAAGTTTCTCCAAATAAAGAAACCTCATATTTCCCCAGAATATCCATAAATTCAGATTTGTTCATATTTGCCATTTCAGCAGCTTGTCCGAGAGACAAACGGCCTTTGTCATATAACTGTACAGCAAGAAAGACCAGCAGATCTTTCTTGTCCATATTAAGTTCATCAGGAAGTTGAAGTTCTACGGTTTTCATAATATTATTACGTTAAAATTTATTATTTAAACGGTTCTCTCTTCAATTTCGTGTATAATAATAAGTTAATCAACACACCCTTAACCTTGTTAATCTTCTTCACCTGTTACAATACTCACGCCCCCTATGGCATTGCCGCTCCCATCCACAAACAATCGGTAAAATCGGTGATCATGTGAAGGATCAAACCCACGGCAATTATCCGGATTTTGGTAAAAATGGCCATAACTCCGTATCCGCCTATCGCGTAGTAAGAATGCAGCGGATGAAATCCAATGCTGCAACGGTTGGCCTGGAATATGGGGTCTGCCAGCAAATGATCCAGATCAACCAGCATGGTAGCCAGCATAATAAGCCAGGCGCGTTTCCATTGCGACCTAAAAAAGAGCCACGCTACAAGACCCGGTAAAAACAGGTGTAAACCATAATGAACTATATAGCGTAATATTTCAGAATAATCCGTGGGTAACATATCTGATTTAAAAAATAATCTTTCCTCTGAAAGCTGTCGTATTTGTCCCAACATTTGTTCCCTCAAAGGAATACTGATTCTCCGCCGTTTCTTTCCGCAAAATACGGATGGTTTCAAGAGGCCTGGTTTCCTTCAAATAATTCACCGAGAGACGTTGAGGATAATGATCCCCGTGAAATTCCGGGGAAAGGGTATCCATCATCCAGTCAATATAACGTGTGGAAGTGACATGCTTATTCAGGTCGATATCAAAATAGGAGGACTGCACCTCAAAGGACTCTCCATCTTTCACCTTGTCAAGTGATTCGGGCAATTCCTTCATCGCATGTTTCTCTCTGAGATATTCGAAAAGGTCGGCTTCTTCACCTTCAATTCTCTTCGGACGTTTGGTCTCCAGATCCACAGCAAGCCAGCCTGAAGTACCTCTTCCCACAATACTTTGCATGCTGTCGCGAACCAGATAGTCGCGCAAATAAAACAGGCGGTTCATCCCTTTTGCCCATGTTTCCACTTCCACATGCTCATGCCATTCAAGCGGCCGATATATCTCTACTGTCAAACGACTAAGCACCCAGAAAAGCTGTTTTTGCGCCAGATCTTTAAACCCATATCCCATATCATCGGCAGAATGAATGGAAGCCTGAATTAACAAGTTAACATAAGCACCAAGCTGAATGCGGGAATACATATCGGTTTCGGCCGAAGTGACGGTGAACCTTGAGATGCGTGTAAGCGCTTCCTCTGATAATGATTTCATGCGTGATTGTATAAATTTATATGACTGGTAACGATCCAAAAAGTTTAACTCAAAACAATTTCAGAGACTGTTTTAAAACCGTTCCACGAATTTATTATATTTGATCGG comes from the Bacteroidales bacterium genome and includes:
- the leuD gene encoding 3-isopropylmalate dehydratase small subunit → MEPFKEITAPIVPLPYDNIDTDQIIPARYMKSTQKKGLGKYLFYDWRFDANGNPKKDFVLNQPDITCKILVAGDNFGSGSSREHAPWALQDYGFRVIIASSFADIFKHNALNVGLLPVEVDGDFMDKLLKQNEKNPNSEIHVDLVNQKVEMVGTGDSTNFEINKYKKKCLLHGIDDIDYLMNLTEEITEFENKRKKTKT
- the leuB gene encoding 3-isopropylmalate dehydrogenase encodes the protein MESKIAILEGDGIGPEVTAESVKVLKAIEKRFGHTFELVYADIGAVAIDNQEHPFPEDTLSKCLSSDAILFGTIGDPKYDNNPNARMRPEQGLLAMRKALGLYTNVRPIRSYPMLEEFSPLKKSVIKGVDFIIYRELTGGIYFGNRGRDESTNSAYDTCTYSYDEIKRIAQQAFRAAMNRKNHLTLVDKANVLESSRLWREVVKETALSYPEVKLDFMFVDNAAMQIIQNPSQFDVILTGNMFGDILTDEASVITGSLGMLPSASIGNQHSLYEPIHGSYPQAAGKYIANPMASMLSLAMMLEYAFELNEEGHCIRNAINTAMEKGFVTKDLNREIYYSTHEVGDAVVENILQPETEKLT
- a CDS encoding DUF2202 domain-containing protein, which produces MKTKMYSVLIAALIIGGLSVFTSCQEDGTDEVSPQQTGWLAVSEEGYTNINTSCMQDSFVSDPEGLSEEETEGIKLMREEEKLAGDLYAKLYELHSLRIFDNISSSEQTHFEAVGTLIDYFGIDDPASSESGEYNNPELQALYDSLYTAGSESLVSGLQVGAAVEEIDILDLEELINQTNNEDIILVFENLLRGSRNHLRAFNRQLERNGVDYSPRYLEKDAFEAIINSEMERGGSGDCVGNGTGNRNRNGNGNAKGDGNRNQNKNGQGSGRNGNGQG
- a CDS encoding esterase family protein, which gives rise to MKRLKYVVLLLALGLFAGITAAEAQISRGKVLEGLTIDSKLMEKEMRYTVYLPFDYETSNRHYPVVYLLHGYTDNDMGWIQFGEANMKADKAIAEGKIPPMIIVMPDGGVSWYINNHDKSVPYEDYFFEEFMPYIESKYRIRQKKRYRGIAGLSMGGFGALVYSLKHPDQFAACAAFSAGLTVPEEVENQDQQRWDNVFGPVYSKGLEGKERLTDHFLNNNPFHIVKNADKEALSSVRYYIDCGDDDFLSSANNVFHNLLIEEDIPHEYRVRDGEHSWPYWRSGLINGLKFIGESFHQF
- a CDS encoding clan AA aspartic protease, whose translation is MKKSLILLVILFTIYACGIFQGRIGLNQGGVSQESYYETIPFDYIKDKIILPITINGKTRRFIFDTGAPTIISEALQKELNYDTLRKARISDVNQNEDSVTFVKADHIFLGELEFNGIPAMVNDLKELPWACFKVDGFIGSNLLRNSVVQINRETKELVVASEITMLQETGTRNPMKLDRQSSPYLGLSLAGEKERYVLFDSGSDDFVNINRDYFETLQQHNSDFNIEKKGYGSGIMGMFGTGRKGRVYRVELDSLSFDQTIISDPIVEVTNTGNRVGAKLLRYGIVTLDYKNKNFYFSAPDKSIPFEKEQKADLGFRPVIRRDTFQVGLVWQNSLVDSLGLEPGNEIIRINEYNFQDSLEHSFCKAWLNDMLRETEVFDIRYIDEKGNFRRIKMRRKEK
- a CDS encoding UPF0175 family protein; its protein translation is MDKKDLLVFLAVQLYDKGRLSLGQAAEMANMNKSEFMDILGKYEVSLFGETFRDIEQDLNND